From the genome of Saccopteryx bilineata isolate mSacBil1 chromosome 6, mSacBil1_pri_phased_curated, whole genome shotgun sequence, one region includes:
- the TEPSIN gene encoding AP-4 complex accessory subunit tepsin isoform X1: MLLLRDRLSFLHRLPILLKGTSDDDVPCPGYLFEEIAKISHESLGSSQCLLEYLLNRLHNGSGHVKLKVLKILLHLCGHGSSSFLLILKHNSAFIQEAAGAPTLYLSHSAQLSPAPPCPAVFTGPPDPLHGNSLYQKVRAAAQDLGSTLFLDNLSTLPTSQPYRTLPPAGMGSQSRPQSALQGFGYSKERGHTGFAGEAFLSTIQKAAEVVANAVRPEAESTSIQGPLSRSNAYQPVVTPPASHGYHMPGNPLPGAIRGTRARRHHPGQAGGGWDEQHSSPGSHSSSQENGWSKASDSGSWLGSDSPSGVSCAPSDLAERVDAMTLSDCQQELGLVHMVTQGPRAFLSQEEAQRFIKECGLLNCEAVLELLICHLSGTSECVQMRTLGAIASLGFADLLSQEHILLLAQPHLQELSVGSPGPVTNKATKILRHFEASCRQCASVQRPLAKSSPAATCVGPSDLLTEAVTFARGQAFLQSLSSTLFSPKDPRAPLPLDGCPLPALGDGKEAKTRQAVSREQEARPEGAPSGTDTPNGGTELSPGPSSCLWSPVASSGHSSLFAGMELVACPRLVEAGPAVEELPQSLWVSSQMVAAKEPPSSELSAFAFLNS, translated from the exons ATGCTGCTGCTTAGAGACCGTCTGAGCTTCCTACACCGG CTCCCGATTCTCCTGAAGGGAACATCAGATGATGACGTGCCATGTCCGGGCTACCTGTTTGAGGAGATTGCCA AAATCTCCCACGAGTCCCTGGGCAGCAGCCAGTGCCTCTTGGAGTATCTTCTGAACCGACTGCACAATGGCTCTGGCCATGTGAAGCTTAAG GTGCTTAAGATCCTGCTCCATCTGTGTGGTCATggctcctcttccttcctgctcaTTCTCAAGCACAACTCGGCCTTCATCCAGGAAGCAGCAG gggctccaacCTTGTATCTCAGCCACAGTGCCCAgctcagccctgcccctccctgccctgcagtGTTCACGGGGCCCCCGGATCCTCTCCATGGGAACAGCTTGTACCAGAAAGTgcgggcagctgcccag GACTTGGGGAGCACCTTGTTCTTGGACAACTTGTCCACTCTACCTACTTCCCAGCCTTACAGGACCCTGCCTCCAGCAG GCATGGGCTCCCAATCCAGGCCCCAGAGCGCCCTCCAGGGCTTTGGCTACAGCAAGGAGCGGGGCCACACAG GCTTTGCAGGTGAAGCCTTCCTCTCCACCATCCAGAAGGCCGCAGAAGTGGTGGCCAATGCTGTGCGCCCTGAGGCTGAGAGCACCAGTATCCAGGGGCCCCTGTCTCGGAGTAATGCCTACCAGCCTGTGGTAACGCCTCCAGCCAGTCATGGCTACCACATGCCTGGGAACCCACTACCTGGAGCCATTCGTGGCACCCGAG CCAGAAGACATCATCCGGGACAGGCCGGTGGGGGGTGGGACGAGCAGCACAGCAGCCCTGGCTCTCATAGTTCTTCCCAGGAGAATGGCTGGAGCAAGGCCTCAGACTCAGGCAGTTGGTTGGGCAGCGACAGCCCCTCGGGGGTCAGCTGTGCACCCAGTGACCTGGCCGAGAG GGTCGATGCCATGACCCTGAGCGACTGCCAACAGGAACTAGGCCTGGTCCACATGGTGACACAGGGGCCACGCGCCTTCCTGAGCCAAGAGGAGGCACAGCGCTTCATCAAAGA GTGTGGGCTGCTCAACTGTGAGGCTGTGCTTGAGCTGCTGATCTGCCACCTGAGTGGGACCAGCGAGTGTGTGCAGATG AGAACTCTGGGTGCCATTGCCTCCTTGGGGTTTGCAGACCTGCTCTCCCAGGAGCACATCCTGCTTCTGGCCCAGCCACACCTACAGGAGCTCAGTGTGGGCAGCCCCGGACCTGTGACCAACAAGGCCACCAAG ATCCTAAGACATTTTGAAGCCTCCTGCCGACAGTGTGCCTCCGTCCAGAGACCTCTGGCCAAGTCCAGCCCTGCAGCCACCTGTGTAGGCCCGTCTGACCTGCTGACCGAAGCTGTTACTTTTGCTAGGGGCCAGGCATTTCTCCAGTCTCTGAGTTCAACCCTGTTCTCGCCCAAGGACCCTAGAGCCCCTCTGCCCCTGGATGGGTGCCCCCTCCCAGCCCTCGGGGATGGCAAGGAGGCCAAAACCAGACAGGCAGTTTCCAGAGAGCAGGAAGCCAGACCTGAGGGGGCCCCATCAGGCACGGATACCCCAAATGGAGGAACAGAGCTCAGCCCAGGCCCTAGTAGCTGCCTGTGGAGCCCGGTGGCTAGCAGTGGCCACAGCTCCTTGTTTGCTGGCATGGAGCTGGTGGCCTGTCCCCGCCTGGTGGAGGCTGGGCCTGCTGTGGAGGAGCTCCCCCAGTCCCTGTGGGTGTCATCACAGATGGTAGCAGCCAAAGAGCCTCCTAGCTCAGAGTTGTCAGCTTTCGCCTTCTTAAACTCATGA
- the TEPSIN gene encoding AP-4 complex accessory subunit tepsin isoform X5 produces the protein MLLLRDRLSFLHRVLKILLHLCGHGSSSFLLILKHNSAFIQEAAVFTGPPDPLHGNSLYQKVRAAAQDLGSTLFLDNLSTLPTSQPYRTLPPAGMGSQSRPQSALQGFGYSKERGHTGFAGEAFLSTIQKAAEVVANAVRPEAESTSIQGPLSRSNAYQPVVTPPASHGYHMPGNPLPGAIRGTRARRHHPGQAGGGWDEQHSSPGSHSSSQENGWSKASDSGSWLGSDSPSGVSCAPSDLAERVDAMTLSDCQQELGLVHMVTQGPRAFLSQEEAQRFIKECGLLNCEAVLELLICHLSGTSECVQMRTLGAIASLGFADLLSQEHILLLAQPHLQELSVGSPGPVTNKATKILRHFEASCRQCASVQRPLAKSSPAATCVGPSDLLTEAVTFARGQAFLQSLSSTLFSPKDPRAPLPLDGCPLPALGDGKEAKTRQAVSREQEARPEGAPSGTDTPNGGTELSPGPSSCLWSPVASSGHSSLFAGMELVACPRLVEAGPAVEELPQSLWVSSQMVAAKEPPSSELSAFAFLNS, from the exons ATGCTGCTGCTTAGAGACCGTCTGAGCTTCCTACACCGG GTGCTTAAGATCCTGCTCCATCTGTGTGGTCATggctcctcttccttcctgctcaTTCTCAAGCACAACTCGGCCTTCATCCAGGAAGCAGCAG tGTTCACGGGGCCCCCGGATCCTCTCCATGGGAACAGCTTGTACCAGAAAGTgcgggcagctgcccag GACTTGGGGAGCACCTTGTTCTTGGACAACTTGTCCACTCTACCTACTTCCCAGCCTTACAGGACCCTGCCTCCAGCAG GCATGGGCTCCCAATCCAGGCCCCAGAGCGCCCTCCAGGGCTTTGGCTACAGCAAGGAGCGGGGCCACACAG GCTTTGCAGGTGAAGCCTTCCTCTCCACCATCCAGAAGGCCGCAGAAGTGGTGGCCAATGCTGTGCGCCCTGAGGCTGAGAGCACCAGTATCCAGGGGCCCCTGTCTCGGAGTAATGCCTACCAGCCTGTGGTAACGCCTCCAGCCAGTCATGGCTACCACATGCCTGGGAACCCACTACCTGGAGCCATTCGTGGCACCCGAG CCAGAAGACATCATCCGGGACAGGCCGGTGGGGGGTGGGACGAGCAGCACAGCAGCCCTGGCTCTCATAGTTCTTCCCAGGAGAATGGCTGGAGCAAGGCCTCAGACTCAGGCAGTTGGTTGGGCAGCGACAGCCCCTCGGGGGTCAGCTGTGCACCCAGTGACCTGGCCGAGAG GGTCGATGCCATGACCCTGAGCGACTGCCAACAGGAACTAGGCCTGGTCCACATGGTGACACAGGGGCCACGCGCCTTCCTGAGCCAAGAGGAGGCACAGCGCTTCATCAAAGA GTGTGGGCTGCTCAACTGTGAGGCTGTGCTTGAGCTGCTGATCTGCCACCTGAGTGGGACCAGCGAGTGTGTGCAGATG AGAACTCTGGGTGCCATTGCCTCCTTGGGGTTTGCAGACCTGCTCTCCCAGGAGCACATCCTGCTTCTGGCCCAGCCACACCTACAGGAGCTCAGTGTGGGCAGCCCCGGACCTGTGACCAACAAGGCCACCAAG ATCCTAAGACATTTTGAAGCCTCCTGCCGACAGTGTGCCTCCGTCCAGAGACCTCTGGCCAAGTCCAGCCCTGCAGCCACCTGTGTAGGCCCGTCTGACCTGCTGACCGAAGCTGTTACTTTTGCTAGGGGCCAGGCATTTCTCCAGTCTCTGAGTTCAACCCTGTTCTCGCCCAAGGACCCTAGAGCCCCTCTGCCCCTGGATGGGTGCCCCCTCCCAGCCCTCGGGGATGGCAAGGAGGCCAAAACCAGACAGGCAGTTTCCAGAGAGCAGGAAGCCAGACCTGAGGGGGCCCCATCAGGCACGGATACCCCAAATGGAGGAACAGAGCTCAGCCCAGGCCCTAGTAGCTGCCTGTGGAGCCCGGTGGCTAGCAGTGGCCACAGCTCCTTGTTTGCTGGCATGGAGCTGGTGGCCTGTCCCCGCCTGGTGGAGGCTGGGCCTGCTGTGGAGGAGCTCCCCCAGTCCCTGTGGGTGTCATCACAGATGGTAGCAGCCAAAGAGCCTCCTAGCTCAGAGTTGTCAGCTTTCGCCTTCTTAAACTCATGA
- the NDUFAF8 gene encoding NADH dehydrogenase [ubiquinone] 1 alpha subcomplex assembly factor 8 isoform X2 — protein sequence MTGNGAVWGRVRCRLRAFPERLVVCGAEAAAYGRCVQASTVPGGNLRKDLCAQEFEALRSCFAAAPGHFLVPVRSTAVPVKIWWNHQAM from the exons ATGACAGGGAACGGAGCCGTATGGGGGCGCGTGCGATGTCGCCTTCGCGCCTTCCCCGAGCGGTTGGTGGTCTGTGGGGCCGAG GCCGCGGCTTACGGCAGGTGCGTGCAGGCGTCCACGGTCCCGGGTGGCAACCTGAGGAAGGATCTCTGCGCACAGGAGTTCGAGGCCTTGCGGAGCTGCTTTGCCGCCGCG CCAGGACATTTCCTGGTCCCTGTTAGATCAACCGCTGTGCCAGTGAAAATATGGTGGAATCATCAGGCCATGTAG
- the TEPSIN gene encoding AP-4 complex accessory subunit tepsin isoform X2, with translation MLLLRDRLSFLHRLPILLKGTSDDDVPCPGYLFEEIAKISHESLGSSQCLLEYLLNRLHNGSGHVKLKVLKILLHLCGHGSSSFLLILKHNSAFIQEAAVFTGPPDPLHGNSLYQKVRAAAQDLGSTLFLDNLSTLPTSQPYRTLPPAGMGSQSRPQSALQGFGYSKERGHTGFAGEAFLSTIQKAAEVVANAVRPEAESTSIQGPLSRSNAYQPVVTPPASHGYHMPGNPLPGAIRGTRARRHHPGQAGGGWDEQHSSPGSHSSSQENGWSKASDSGSWLGSDSPSGVSCAPSDLAERVDAMTLSDCQQELGLVHMVTQGPRAFLSQEEAQRFIKECGLLNCEAVLELLICHLSGTSECVQMRTLGAIASLGFADLLSQEHILLLAQPHLQELSVGSPGPVTNKATKILRHFEASCRQCASVQRPLAKSSPAATCVGPSDLLTEAVTFARGQAFLQSLSSTLFSPKDPRAPLPLDGCPLPALGDGKEAKTRQAVSREQEARPEGAPSGTDTPNGGTELSPGPSSCLWSPVASSGHSSLFAGMELVACPRLVEAGPAVEELPQSLWVSSQMVAAKEPPSSELSAFAFLNS, from the exons ATGCTGCTGCTTAGAGACCGTCTGAGCTTCCTACACCGG CTCCCGATTCTCCTGAAGGGAACATCAGATGATGACGTGCCATGTCCGGGCTACCTGTTTGAGGAGATTGCCA AAATCTCCCACGAGTCCCTGGGCAGCAGCCAGTGCCTCTTGGAGTATCTTCTGAACCGACTGCACAATGGCTCTGGCCATGTGAAGCTTAAG GTGCTTAAGATCCTGCTCCATCTGTGTGGTCATggctcctcttccttcctgctcaTTCTCAAGCACAACTCGGCCTTCATCCAGGAAGCAGCAG tGTTCACGGGGCCCCCGGATCCTCTCCATGGGAACAGCTTGTACCAGAAAGTgcgggcagctgcccag GACTTGGGGAGCACCTTGTTCTTGGACAACTTGTCCACTCTACCTACTTCCCAGCCTTACAGGACCCTGCCTCCAGCAG GCATGGGCTCCCAATCCAGGCCCCAGAGCGCCCTCCAGGGCTTTGGCTACAGCAAGGAGCGGGGCCACACAG GCTTTGCAGGTGAAGCCTTCCTCTCCACCATCCAGAAGGCCGCAGAAGTGGTGGCCAATGCTGTGCGCCCTGAGGCTGAGAGCACCAGTATCCAGGGGCCCCTGTCTCGGAGTAATGCCTACCAGCCTGTGGTAACGCCTCCAGCCAGTCATGGCTACCACATGCCTGGGAACCCACTACCTGGAGCCATTCGTGGCACCCGAG CCAGAAGACATCATCCGGGACAGGCCGGTGGGGGGTGGGACGAGCAGCACAGCAGCCCTGGCTCTCATAGTTCTTCCCAGGAGAATGGCTGGAGCAAGGCCTCAGACTCAGGCAGTTGGTTGGGCAGCGACAGCCCCTCGGGGGTCAGCTGTGCACCCAGTGACCTGGCCGAGAG GGTCGATGCCATGACCCTGAGCGACTGCCAACAGGAACTAGGCCTGGTCCACATGGTGACACAGGGGCCACGCGCCTTCCTGAGCCAAGAGGAGGCACAGCGCTTCATCAAAGA GTGTGGGCTGCTCAACTGTGAGGCTGTGCTTGAGCTGCTGATCTGCCACCTGAGTGGGACCAGCGAGTGTGTGCAGATG AGAACTCTGGGTGCCATTGCCTCCTTGGGGTTTGCAGACCTGCTCTCCCAGGAGCACATCCTGCTTCTGGCCCAGCCACACCTACAGGAGCTCAGTGTGGGCAGCCCCGGACCTGTGACCAACAAGGCCACCAAG ATCCTAAGACATTTTGAAGCCTCCTGCCGACAGTGTGCCTCCGTCCAGAGACCTCTGGCCAAGTCCAGCCCTGCAGCCACCTGTGTAGGCCCGTCTGACCTGCTGACCGAAGCTGTTACTTTTGCTAGGGGCCAGGCATTTCTCCAGTCTCTGAGTTCAACCCTGTTCTCGCCCAAGGACCCTAGAGCCCCTCTGCCCCTGGATGGGTGCCCCCTCCCAGCCCTCGGGGATGGCAAGGAGGCCAAAACCAGACAGGCAGTTTCCAGAGAGCAGGAAGCCAGACCTGAGGGGGCCCCATCAGGCACGGATACCCCAAATGGAGGAACAGAGCTCAGCCCAGGCCCTAGTAGCTGCCTGTGGAGCCCGGTGGCTAGCAGTGGCCACAGCTCCTTGTTTGCTGGCATGGAGCTGGTGGCCTGTCCCCGCCTGGTGGAGGCTGGGCCTGCTGTGGAGGAGCTCCCCCAGTCCCTGTGGGTGTCATCACAGATGGTAGCAGCCAAAGAGCCTCCTAGCTCAGAGTTGTCAGCTTTCGCCTTCTTAAACTCATGA
- the TEPSIN gene encoding AP-4 complex accessory subunit tepsin isoform X4, giving the protein MLLLRDRLSFLHRVLKILLHLCGHGSSSFLLILKHNSAFIQEAAGAPTLYLSHSAQLSPAPPCPAVFTGPPDPLHGNSLYQKVRAAAQDLGSTLFLDNLSTLPTSQPYRTLPPAGMGSQSRPQSALQGFGYSKERGHTGFAGEAFLSTIQKAAEVVANAVRPEAESTSIQGPLSRSNAYQPVVTPPASHGYHMPGNPLPGAIRGTRARRHHPGQAGGGWDEQHSSPGSHSSSQENGWSKASDSGSWLGSDSPSGVSCAPSDLAERVDAMTLSDCQQELGLVHMVTQGPRAFLSQEEAQRFIKECGLLNCEAVLELLICHLSGTSECVQMRTLGAIASLGFADLLSQEHILLLAQPHLQELSVGSPGPVTNKATKILRHFEASCRQCASVQRPLAKSSPAATCVGPSDLLTEAVTFARGQAFLQSLSSTLFSPKDPRAPLPLDGCPLPALGDGKEAKTRQAVSREQEARPEGAPSGTDTPNGGTELSPGPSSCLWSPVASSGHSSLFAGMELVACPRLVEAGPAVEELPQSLWVSSQMVAAKEPPSSELSAFAFLNS; this is encoded by the exons ATGCTGCTGCTTAGAGACCGTCTGAGCTTCCTACACCGG GTGCTTAAGATCCTGCTCCATCTGTGTGGTCATggctcctcttccttcctgctcaTTCTCAAGCACAACTCGGCCTTCATCCAGGAAGCAGCAG gggctccaacCTTGTATCTCAGCCACAGTGCCCAgctcagccctgcccctccctgccctgcagtGTTCACGGGGCCCCCGGATCCTCTCCATGGGAACAGCTTGTACCAGAAAGTgcgggcagctgcccag GACTTGGGGAGCACCTTGTTCTTGGACAACTTGTCCACTCTACCTACTTCCCAGCCTTACAGGACCCTGCCTCCAGCAG GCATGGGCTCCCAATCCAGGCCCCAGAGCGCCCTCCAGGGCTTTGGCTACAGCAAGGAGCGGGGCCACACAG GCTTTGCAGGTGAAGCCTTCCTCTCCACCATCCAGAAGGCCGCAGAAGTGGTGGCCAATGCTGTGCGCCCTGAGGCTGAGAGCACCAGTATCCAGGGGCCCCTGTCTCGGAGTAATGCCTACCAGCCTGTGGTAACGCCTCCAGCCAGTCATGGCTACCACATGCCTGGGAACCCACTACCTGGAGCCATTCGTGGCACCCGAG CCAGAAGACATCATCCGGGACAGGCCGGTGGGGGGTGGGACGAGCAGCACAGCAGCCCTGGCTCTCATAGTTCTTCCCAGGAGAATGGCTGGAGCAAGGCCTCAGACTCAGGCAGTTGGTTGGGCAGCGACAGCCCCTCGGGGGTCAGCTGTGCACCCAGTGACCTGGCCGAGAG GGTCGATGCCATGACCCTGAGCGACTGCCAACAGGAACTAGGCCTGGTCCACATGGTGACACAGGGGCCACGCGCCTTCCTGAGCCAAGAGGAGGCACAGCGCTTCATCAAAGA GTGTGGGCTGCTCAACTGTGAGGCTGTGCTTGAGCTGCTGATCTGCCACCTGAGTGGGACCAGCGAGTGTGTGCAGATG AGAACTCTGGGTGCCATTGCCTCCTTGGGGTTTGCAGACCTGCTCTCCCAGGAGCACATCCTGCTTCTGGCCCAGCCACACCTACAGGAGCTCAGTGTGGGCAGCCCCGGACCTGTGACCAACAAGGCCACCAAG ATCCTAAGACATTTTGAAGCCTCCTGCCGACAGTGTGCCTCCGTCCAGAGACCTCTGGCCAAGTCCAGCCCTGCAGCCACCTGTGTAGGCCCGTCTGACCTGCTGACCGAAGCTGTTACTTTTGCTAGGGGCCAGGCATTTCTCCAGTCTCTGAGTTCAACCCTGTTCTCGCCCAAGGACCCTAGAGCCCCTCTGCCCCTGGATGGGTGCCCCCTCCCAGCCCTCGGGGATGGCAAGGAGGCCAAAACCAGACAGGCAGTTTCCAGAGAGCAGGAAGCCAGACCTGAGGGGGCCCCATCAGGCACGGATACCCCAAATGGAGGAACAGAGCTCAGCCCAGGCCCTAGTAGCTGCCTGTGGAGCCCGGTGGCTAGCAGTGGCCACAGCTCCTTGTTTGCTGGCATGGAGCTGGTGGCCTGTCCCCGCCTGGTGGAGGCTGGGCCTGCTGTGGAGGAGCTCCCCCAGTCCCTGTGGGTGTCATCACAGATGGTAGCAGCCAAAGAGCCTCCTAGCTCAGAGTTGTCAGCTTTCGCCTTCTTAAACTCATGA
- the NDUFAF8 gene encoding NADH dehydrogenase [ubiquinone] 1 alpha subcomplex assembly factor 8 isoform X1, with protein sequence MTGNGAVWGRVRCRLRAFPERLVVCGAEAAAYGRCVQASTVPGGNLRKDLCAQEFEALRSCFAAAAKKTLKGGHQEGLRAQSRVPGTDGPKGQAF encoded by the exons ATGACAGGGAACGGAGCCGTATGGGGGCGCGTGCGATGTCGCCTTCGCGCCTTCCCCGAGCGGTTGGTGGTCTGTGGGGCCGAG GCCGCGGCTTACGGCAGGTGCGTGCAGGCGTCCACGGTCCCGGGTGGCAACCTGAGGAAGGATCTCTGCGCACAGGAGTTCGAGGCCTTGCGGAGCTGCTTTGCCGCCGCG GCCAAGAAGACCTTGAAGGGAGGCCATCAGGAAGGACTGAGGGCACAAAGCCGGGTACCTGGTACTGATGGCCCCAAAGGCCAAGCATTTTGA
- the NDUFAF8 gene encoding NADH dehydrogenase [ubiquinone] 1 alpha subcomplex assembly factor 8 isoform X3: MTGNGAVWGRVRCRLRAFPERLVVCGAEAAAYGRCVQASTVPGGNLRKDLCAQEFEALRSCFAAADISWSLLDQPLCQ; this comes from the exons ATGACAGGGAACGGAGCCGTATGGGGGCGCGTGCGATGTCGCCTTCGCGCCTTCCCCGAGCGGTTGGTGGTCTGTGGGGCCGAG GCCGCGGCTTACGGCAGGTGCGTGCAGGCGTCCACGGTCCCGGGTGGCAACCTGAGGAAGGATCTCTGCGCACAGGAGTTCGAGGCCTTGCGGAGCTGCTTTGCCGCCGCG GACATTTCCTGGTCCCTGTTAGATCAACCGCTGTGCCAGTGA
- the TEPSIN gene encoding AP-4 complex accessory subunit tepsin isoform X3, with product MLLLRDRLSFLHRLPILLKGTSDDDVPCPGYLFEEIAKISHESLGSSQCLLEYLLNRLHNGSGHVKLKVLKILLHLCGHGSSSFLLILKHNSAFIQEAAGAPTLYLSHSAQLSPAPPCPAVFTGPPDPLHGNSLYQKVRAAAQDLGSTLFLDNLSTLPTSQPYRTLPPAGFAGEAFLSTIQKAAEVVANAVRPEAESTSIQGPLSRSNAYQPVVTPPASHGYHMPGNPLPGAIRGTRARRHHPGQAGGGWDEQHSSPGSHSSSQENGWSKASDSGSWLGSDSPSGVSCAPSDLAERVDAMTLSDCQQELGLVHMVTQGPRAFLSQEEAQRFIKECGLLNCEAVLELLICHLSGTSECVQMRTLGAIASLGFADLLSQEHILLLAQPHLQELSVGSPGPVTNKATKILRHFEASCRQCASVQRPLAKSSPAATCVGPSDLLTEAVTFARGQAFLQSLSSTLFSPKDPRAPLPLDGCPLPALGDGKEAKTRQAVSREQEARPEGAPSGTDTPNGGTELSPGPSSCLWSPVASSGHSSLFAGMELVACPRLVEAGPAVEELPQSLWVSSQMVAAKEPPSSELSAFAFLNS from the exons ATGCTGCTGCTTAGAGACCGTCTGAGCTTCCTACACCGG CTCCCGATTCTCCTGAAGGGAACATCAGATGATGACGTGCCATGTCCGGGCTACCTGTTTGAGGAGATTGCCA AAATCTCCCACGAGTCCCTGGGCAGCAGCCAGTGCCTCTTGGAGTATCTTCTGAACCGACTGCACAATGGCTCTGGCCATGTGAAGCTTAAG GTGCTTAAGATCCTGCTCCATCTGTGTGGTCATggctcctcttccttcctgctcaTTCTCAAGCACAACTCGGCCTTCATCCAGGAAGCAGCAG gggctccaacCTTGTATCTCAGCCACAGTGCCCAgctcagccctgcccctccctgccctgcagtGTTCACGGGGCCCCCGGATCCTCTCCATGGGAACAGCTTGTACCAGAAAGTgcgggcagctgcccag GACTTGGGGAGCACCTTGTTCTTGGACAACTTGTCCACTCTACCTACTTCCCAGCCTTACAGGACCCTGCCTCCAGCAG GCTTTGCAGGTGAAGCCTTCCTCTCCACCATCCAGAAGGCCGCAGAAGTGGTGGCCAATGCTGTGCGCCCTGAGGCTGAGAGCACCAGTATCCAGGGGCCCCTGTCTCGGAGTAATGCCTACCAGCCTGTGGTAACGCCTCCAGCCAGTCATGGCTACCACATGCCTGGGAACCCACTACCTGGAGCCATTCGTGGCACCCGAG CCAGAAGACATCATCCGGGACAGGCCGGTGGGGGGTGGGACGAGCAGCACAGCAGCCCTGGCTCTCATAGTTCTTCCCAGGAGAATGGCTGGAGCAAGGCCTCAGACTCAGGCAGTTGGTTGGGCAGCGACAGCCCCTCGGGGGTCAGCTGTGCACCCAGTGACCTGGCCGAGAG GGTCGATGCCATGACCCTGAGCGACTGCCAACAGGAACTAGGCCTGGTCCACATGGTGACACAGGGGCCACGCGCCTTCCTGAGCCAAGAGGAGGCACAGCGCTTCATCAAAGA GTGTGGGCTGCTCAACTGTGAGGCTGTGCTTGAGCTGCTGATCTGCCACCTGAGTGGGACCAGCGAGTGTGTGCAGATG AGAACTCTGGGTGCCATTGCCTCCTTGGGGTTTGCAGACCTGCTCTCCCAGGAGCACATCCTGCTTCTGGCCCAGCCACACCTACAGGAGCTCAGTGTGGGCAGCCCCGGACCTGTGACCAACAAGGCCACCAAG ATCCTAAGACATTTTGAAGCCTCCTGCCGACAGTGTGCCTCCGTCCAGAGACCTCTGGCCAAGTCCAGCCCTGCAGCCACCTGTGTAGGCCCGTCTGACCTGCTGACCGAAGCTGTTACTTTTGCTAGGGGCCAGGCATTTCTCCAGTCTCTGAGTTCAACCCTGTTCTCGCCCAAGGACCCTAGAGCCCCTCTGCCCCTGGATGGGTGCCCCCTCCCAGCCCTCGGGGATGGCAAGGAGGCCAAAACCAGACAGGCAGTTTCCAGAGAGCAGGAAGCCAGACCTGAGGGGGCCCCATCAGGCACGGATACCCCAAATGGAGGAACAGAGCTCAGCCCAGGCCCTAGTAGCTGCCTGTGGAGCCCGGTGGCTAGCAGTGGCCACAGCTCCTTGTTTGCTGGCATGGAGCTGGTGGCCTGTCCCCGCCTGGTGGAGGCTGGGCCTGCTGTGGAGGAGCTCCCCCAGTCCCTGTGGGTGTCATCACAGATGGTAGCAGCCAAAGAGCCTCCTAGCTCAGAGTTGTCAGCTTTCGCCTTCTTAAACTCATGA